The following nucleotide sequence is from Nautilia sp. PV-1.
CGTTTTTCTTTTTATATGCGAAAGATATCCAGCCATATAAAAAAGATTCGGAATAACCCCAAGTAGAATTAAAAACAAAAACAACACTGAAAGTGGATTTAAATTAAACATTAACTTTGCCTTTAAGTAAATTTTAAGGAAAGAAAAACTGATGAAATTATACTATTTCTTACTTATAAAATTCTTAAAAAATTAAAAAAAATATTAATATGTTACAAAATTACTCAGTAAGAATTTATAATTTTGATAAATAGGTTCGTCCACATACAGGCCGTCAAAGGTAAACGGTCCTTCTTTTTCAAACCTTTCTACTATTATTTTTGCAAACTCCAAATCTTCATCAAATATTTTATTCGCTATTTCGCACTGGGCAGGAGTTATACATCCCACTCCCTGAATGCCGAGGTTCTTTTGTATTAAGCACCATTTTTTAAACCCTTCAAGATCTTTGTAATGCTGATATACAAATCCAATCGGGGTTATGTTTAAATATCTGCTTGTGAGTGAAAAATCGCTTAAAATTTTATGGATCAGAGGATTTTCCGGCGTAATTACCGAATGTGAAATTTTAAGTTCGTTAAGAAGATCGTAAATACCTATGTAAAACGTAGTAAGTTTCGGATGCTTAAGCTCTTTTAAATTAAAAAACGCTTCTTTTGTTTCTATTGAGGCGTGTATTTCCTTGTCCGTTTTCATAAAAACGTCGTCAATTTCTTCGATACTGTTAACTTTTGGAATTCTAAACGCATTGAAACTGAATTTATCTAAAAATTTAATATCTTCAAGACCTCCTTCGTTTATAGGATTGACTCTTATTACAATTTCTTTCCCGCTGTTTTTTAAGTTGGATAAAAATACGGCTGTCATTATTCTTGCTATTTCTTTTTTTTCTTTCGGGACGCCGTCTTCAAGATTTAGCATTATTACATCTGCCGGAAGAGAGTCTATTTTGTTTAGATGTTTAACCTGATGGCCGCTTACCATAAGAACGCTTCTTTTTTTTGTACTGAATAACTGGGAAGAATATGAATGTTTAATATAGGAGAGGGCTTTTTTGATATCGTTGGTTTTGACAATGTTTTCAAATTCCGAGATGTCTTCGAAGATCATGGTCAGTCCTTTTATTTGAGATATAACAGCAGCGCTTTTATTTCATCGTTGGTGAGATAATCGTATTTCGGCATAATGTTCATAAATCTGAGAGGTGATTTAGGGTTTTTGCGAAGTACCGGTTTTATTTTTATCTGATGGAAAAGTGCTTTTTTTAGCTTATCAAATGTTATGTTTTTGATAGGAACCGTTTTAATGATTACTTTTTTATCTTTTGAATTAATGTAAGAGGTAATAACTTTGCCTTTTCCTTTTATACCGTGACATTTTGCACAGCTTATTCCTCTTGGGTTGTTGTAGAGCATTTTGCCGTATTCCAGGTTTGTAATGAACCAGTTGTCTTCTTTAGCGTAAAGAAAAACAAACAAAGTGGCAAAAAATAATCGAATTAACATTAACTTTTACCTTTTATGTTAAAATTTCAAATATTTCTCATTTTATCAAAAAGGAAAGATAATGACAATTCTTGATGGAAAAAAACTATCCGAAAAAATAAAAGATAATTTAAAAACAGAAGTTGAAGAGTTAAAAAACAAAGGGGTAACTCCCGGGCTTGCCGTAATACTTGTAGGTGACGATCCTGCAAGTCATACATATGTAAAAATGAAAAAAAATTCATGTCAAAAAGTAGGTATTTACAGTGTGGTACATGAATTTCCTGAAAGCATAACCGAAAAAGAGCTTTTATCAACTATAAAAATGATAAATGAAAATCCTAATATACACGGGCTTTTAATTCAACTACCACTGCCAAAACATATAGATACCACAAAAATACTTGAAGCGGTGGATCCGAGCAAGGACGTAGACGGTTTCCATCCTTATAATATGGGAAGACTTGTCGAAGGGCTTGATACTTTTGCTCCTTGTACGCCTTTAGGTGTAATGGAACTTTTTGAAGAATATGACATTGATCTTAAAGGAAAAGACGTTTGCGTAGTTGGTGCGAGCAATATTGTAGGTAAACCTATGTGGGCGCTTCTTGTAAACGCATGGGCTACTGTTGATATCTGCCACATAGAAACAAAAGACTTATCCGCCCATACAAAAAGAGCTGACATAGTAATAGTAGGAGTCGGAAAGCCTAATCTGATTACAGCAGATATGGTAAAAGACGGAGTGATTGTTATAGATATAGGTATTAACAGACTGGATGACGG
It contains:
- a CDS encoding cytochrome c, with protein sequence MLIRLFFATLFVFLYAKEDNWFITNLEYGKMLYNNPRGISCAKCHGIKGKGKVITSYINSKDKKVIIKTVPIKNITFDKLKKALFHQIKIKPVLRKNPKSPLRFMNIMPKYDYLTNDEIKALLLYLK
- the folD gene encoding bifunctional methylenetetrahydrofolate dehydrogenase/methenyltetrahydrofolate cyclohydrolase FolD, whose amino-acid sequence is MTILDGKKLSEKIKDNLKTEVEELKNKGVTPGLAVILVGDDPASHTYVKMKKNSCQKVGIYSVVHEFPESITEKELLSTIKMINENPNIHGLLIQLPLPKHIDTTKILEAVDPSKDVDGFHPYNMGRLVEGLDTFAPCTPLGVMELFEEYDIDLKGKDVCVVGASNIVGKPMWALLVNAWATVDICHIETKDLSAHTKRADIVIVGVGKPNLITADMVKDGVIVIDIGINRLDDGRLVGDVDFENVSKKASYITPVPGGVGPMTIAMLLKNTVKAAKNFAKEVK
- a CDS encoding CoA ester lyase, producing the protein MIFEDISEFENIVKTNDIKKALSYIKHSYSSQLFSTKKRSVLMVSGHQVKHLNKIDSLPADVIMLNLEDGVPKEKKEIARIMTAVFLSNLKNSGKEIVIRVNPINEGGLEDIKFLDKFSFNAFRIPKVNSIEEIDDVFMKTDKEIHASIETKEAFFNLKELKHPKLTTFYIGIYDLLNELKISHSVITPENPLIHKILSDFSLTSRYLNITPIGFVYQHYKDLEGFKKWCLIQKNLGIQGVGCITPAQCEIANKIFDEDLEFAKIIVERFEKEGPFTFDGLYVDEPIYQNYKFLLSNFVTY